CTCGCCGCGCTCGTCCAATCGGCCCCGAAGCGTCTCTCGGATGGCTTTGGGCTGCTCGTGGATCTCCTTGAGCATGAAGTCCTCGTAGCCGCCCTTCTCGGCGGCGTCGAGGTCCCACTCCACGTGCATCATCTCGGGCTCGGGAACGGCCAGGCCGGCTGCGTCTTGGATCGTGACGCCGGAGGGCGTGACCGTGGCCATCTCGCCGTCGTGCAGTACGAGCACCTCGCGCGTGTACTCCAGCACCGCCGGGATGTCGCTCGCGACGATGGTCTCGCCCTCGCCCACGCCGATGATGAGCGGCGAGTCCTGACGGGCGGCGATGATGGTGTCGGGAGCGTCGAGGTGTACGACGGCAAGCGCGTAGGCGCCATCGAGGTCCTCGATGGAACGGGCGACCGCAGCAGCCAGGTCACCGGTGTAGTAGCTCTCGATCAGATGCGCGACGACCTCGGTGTCGGTCTCCGAACGAAGGATGTGTCCGTTGGCCGCGAGTTGATCGCGCAGCTCCATGTAGTTCTCGATGATGCCGTTGTGCACGACCGCGACGCGGCCGGTGCAGTCGACGTGCGGGTGCGCGTTCTCCTCGCTCGGGCGACCGTGCGTCGCCCAACGGGTGTGCCCGATGCCGACGGCACCCGCTACGGGTGATGCGTCGAGCGCCTTGCGCAGGTTGATGAGCTTGCCAACGCGGCGAACGACCGTGAGCTCGCTGCCTTCGACGACGGCGACTCCCGCCGAGTCGTAGCCGCGGTACTCCAGCCGAGCCAGTCCGCCGAGCAGCACGTCAGTGGCGCTGCGGGGTCCGATGTATCCGACTATTCCACACATACGTAAGCGACCTCCGTGTCCGGGGTGCGTGTAGGGTCAAAGTGCGGCCGATGCGCCGCGAGAGCCGTAGGCGCGATCTCCTGCCGACGGCCGGGGCGGTGCCCCTGTGTGGTAGAACGACCGGTCCGCTGTCGCTTTGTTCCGCGGTCACCCGCGGGCTTTGTCGACAACGTCACGAACCCGATCGGGTCCGGAGAGCCATCCGCCGAATGTTTCGATGAGCTCTCTCCTCGTCAACTGGCGCAGCCTGAATGTGGCGCGGCCAGTCCCGGCGCTTCATGAAGCAGCAGCGTTGTCAGGCATCCCCTTTCGTCGCGTCATCGGTCGCAGCAAGTGTATCAGGCGGGGCAGGACACGGCGATGAGGTGACAAGGGTGGTGCCGCACAGGGAGTTCATCGGCATGCGGGGCGAAGCGCTATAGCCGTCCGATCAGCCCAGCTCTGCCGAGACCACGCGGACGAGCCGCTCCACAACATCAGCCGCGATCTCTTCGCTGGCCGCTTCGGCCATCACGCGGACGACGGGCTCGGTGCCCGAGGCGCGCACCAGGACGCGCCCGGCATCGCCAAGCTCGGCCTCGGCGGCCACGATGGCAGCCGACACGGTGCCGTTGGTGAGCACCCCCACCTTGTCGGCGACGCGGACGTTGACGAGCACCTGCGGGTAGCGATGCATGACCTGACGCAACTCGGACAGCGACTTTCCGGTCGCCTTGATTACCGCGGCGAGCTGCAGCGCGGTGACCAGACCGTCGCCGGTCGTGTTGTGGTCGAGGAAGATGATATGACCCGACTGCTCGCCACCCAGCGTGGCGCCCGACGCCTGCATCTGCTCGAGTACGTAGCGGTCGCCCACGTTGGCCTTGATGACGTGGATGCCCAGGTCGCGCATGGCGATCTCGAACCCGAGATTACACATCACCGTCGACACGACGGTATCGAGCGCAAGCTGCTCTGCGGAGTGCAGGTGCGCGGCACAGATGGCCATGATCGCGTCTCCGTCGACCTCGGCACCCGTCTCGTCGACGGCCAGCACGCGGTCCGCATCGCCGTCATGCGCGATGCCCATGTCGAAAGCGGAAGAACGCACCAGATCCACGAGGGGCGTCAGATCGGTCGACCCGCACCCGACGTTGATGTCCATGCCGTCAGAGCCGGCATTGATCGGCACGACGGTGGCACCAAGACGACGCAGCGCCTCGGGCGTGACCGCTCCCGAAGCCCCGTGCCCGCAGTCGACCGCGATGGTCAGCCCGGACAGGTCGCCCTCGATGGTGGCGATGCTGTGACTCACGTAGCGCGCGAGTGCGTCGCGCACGGCCTTGATGCGGCCTACCCCGGCTCCGGTGGGTCGTACGAAGCCTGCGTCGCCGGTGACGAATGCCGAGATCTCCTCCTCGAGATCGTCGGGCAACTTGAATCCATCGGCGTTGAAGAGCTTGATGCCGTTGTACTCGGGCGGGTTGTGCGATGCCGAGATGACGACGCCTCCATCGGCGCCCAGCTCGCGCACGATGAGCGCGACGGCGGGAGTGGGCACGATGCCGCAGAGCAGCG
The Coriobacteriia bacterium genome window above contains:
- the glmM gene encoding phosphoglucosamine mutase translates to FLGDKGRGRIVVGRDTRQSGEMLEAAFVAGLTAGGGDALLCGIVPTPAVALIVRELGADGGVVISASHNPPEYNGIKLFNADGFKLPDDLEEEISAFVTGDAGFVRPTGAGVGRIKAVRDALARYVSHSIATIEGDLSGLTIAVDCGHGASGAVTPEALRRLGATVVPINAGSDGMDINVGCGSTDLTPLVDLVRSSAFDMGIAHDGDADRVLAVDETGAEVDGDAIMAICAAHLHSAEQLALDTVVSTVMCNLGFEIAMRDLGIHVIKANVGDRYVLEQMQASGATLGGEQSGHIIFLDHNTTGDGLVTALQLAAVIKATGKSLSELRQVMHRYPQVLVNVRVADKVGVLTNGTVSAAIVAAEAELGDAGRVLVRASGTEPVVRVMAEAASEEIAADVVERLVRVVSAELG